The Acidobacteriota bacterium genome segment GCACCGGGTCGACGGTCGCGAGGTGCCGGCGCGCGCGGGTGTAGTCGGTTGGCGGCATCGAGCGCCCCGAGTCTACCATCCGACCCGGGGCGCGCAACATGCGGGGCATCTCGCCGGGCGGGCCAGGCCCGCGGCGGATGCGGCGAGGGGCTCCGATTCGCAATTACGGCGACATCGGGGAGCGTCGTGTCGCCGTCAGCCTCACTCAGCACCGAGTCCTGAGCGAGCGATACGTCACCGAACTTGCGAGTCGAAGGGCTAGGTGATGGCTGGCTGCAGCCGGGCCTGCTGGCGCTCGCGACGGCGCTGGTGGCTCATGAGGCCGCCCTTGCGCCCGGCATTGCGCGCTTCGTCACTCGTCCACTCGTGCGCGGTGCCTTTCTCGTGGGCCGCCCGCCCACCCTTCCTGGCGATCTCCCGCTGCTTGTCGGGATCCATCGATGCGAAGCCGCGGTCTTCTTTGGCCACAGAGGCCCTCCTTCGAAGTGGAACGCGTCCTGTCGTCGCGAACGCGATCCAGGGTGGTATGCGAGTTCCGGAAGGCGAGCGTGCAACCACGGTGCCACCCCTCGGCCCTTGGACGTCAGCGCCTCTCGGTTGCACGAACCCCTCGCGCGTGAATGCGCTTTTCTTGGAAAAATCGGTGGGCCAGCCGTCGGTAACGATGGCCGGACGGCGGGCGTTTCAGCTCTGCCGTTTTCGACGCGTGGTAAAGAATTGCAGACTAGCCGTTCCGCAGGTGTGTAACCGCAGACGACAGGCGCGAAAGCGTCGTCTCGCGCCCGAGCAGGCACATCACCTCGAAGAGCCCNNNNNNNNNNNNNNNNNNNNNNNNNNNNNNNNNNNNNNNNNNNNNNNNNNNNNNNNNNNNNNNNNNNNNNNNNNNNNNNNNNNNNNNNNNNNNNNNNNNNCCCTGCTCGACGATGTCGGCGAGCCGGTGCGCGCGTGGCTTGAGCGGCTCGAGCACCCGGAGGAACCAGTCGCGGCGCTCTCCGGCGAACGCCTCCGACCACAACCCGGCGTCCCGAAGGAGCGGCTCGACCCGGCCGGCCAGTTCGGACGAAGGCAGCCGCATGACGTGCTGGTTGTTGAACCACGTCAGCTTCTCGGGGTTGAACACCGCGTTGCCGCCGCTGATGCCCTCGAGGGTGAACGCGGCCACCAGCTCGTCGCGCGTGAAGAGTTCCTGGTCGGTGCCCGGCGACCAGCCAAGCAGCGCGAGGAAGTTCATCATCGCCTCGGGCAGGATGCCCTGGCGCGCGTACTCGGTCACCGACGTCGCGCCGTGGCGCTTGCTGAGGCGCTTCTTGTCGGGCCCGAGGATGAGTGGCACGTGGGCGAACCGGGGCAGCGGCGCGCCGAAGGCCTCGTAGAGCAGGACCTGTTTGGGCGTGTTCGAGATGTGGTCGTCGCCGCGCACCACGTGCGTGATGGCCATGTCGACATCGTCGACGACGACGGACAGGTGGTAGGTCGGGTGGCCGTCGGATCGGAGGACGACGAAGTCCTCGATGACGGCGTGGTCGATCTCGATTGAACCTCGGACCAGGTCGGTGAACGAGGTGCGTCCCTCCGGCACGCGCACGCGGATGGCGCGCGGCGCGCCGGCAGCCTCGCGGGCCGCGATGTCGGCGGCAGAGAGCTTCAGGCAGGCTCGGTCGTAGGAGAACGTCTCGCCGCGAGCCTCGGCCTCGGCCCGGCGTGACTTGAGCGTGTCGGGGTCGCAGTAGCAGTAGTAGCCGTGCCTCTCGGCAACGAGGCGTTCCGCCATCGCGCGGTAGCGATGCAGGCGTCCCGACTGGTAGTACGGTGCGTAGGGCCCGTCGACTTCCGGCCCCTCGTCCCAGTCGATGCCGAGCCAGCGGAGGCCGTCGAGGATGCCGGCCACCATCTCGTCGGACGATCGTTCGACGTCGGTGTCCTCGATCCGCAGCACGAAGGTGCCGCCGTGATGGCGGGCGAAGAGCCAGTTGAAGAGCGCCGTCCGGGCGCCGCCGACGTGGAGGTACCCGGTGGGCGACGGGGCGAAGCGGACGCGGACGCGGTCGGTCATGGCGCGTCATCGAGTATATGGCGGGAGCGGACGCCGGAACGTAGGAAGGCGGGTTGATCCGGCTGGCGGCTGCCGGCTGGCGACAGGCGGCCTGGTTGGTGGAGCGACAGCAGAGCAACCGCGGCCGGCGTGGTCAGTCGTGAGCGAGGGTCCGCCGGACGAGCGCGTCGAAGTCGCCCATACGTTCCGGCTCGTCGATCGCTGCCGCGAACTCAGCCACCAGGGCCCGCACCCGGTCGAGGTCGACCTCCGAGGCGTGCAGCAGGAGCAGCCGCTCGATGTCGCCGCGGTCACGGTCGCGCCAGGCCACGGCCTTCAGGACGATCAAGTCTTCGGCCGTGGCGACCCGGACCCGCACGCCCCCGAAGTCGACCACCGTGGCGCGCGCCAGCGCCTCCATCTCGAAGGGAAGCCACGCCAGGCTCACCTCGAGCGGCGTGCCCGTGGGGGCGTGGCGGAGCAGCAGCACCTGGCGCTCCCTGGCGAAGGCCCGCGCGTTCTCGATTCGCGGCGTGATGTGATGGGCCGCCAGCGTGACGAGCACCTCGTCGAGGTCGAGGTCCGCGGCGGCCACCGTGGCGTCGATGTCGATGGTCTGCCGGGGAACCCCGCGGGCAATGACCGCGATGCCGCCGATGATCATCGCGGGCTGTCCCAGAGCGTCGAGCGCCGAAACGAGCGCTCGCAGTGCCCGCAGCAGGGCGTCGTCGGCCTGCATCATCGCCGGCCGAGTCTCGTGCGAAGTCGCGCGAACCGCTCCCACATCGCCTGATCTTCGCAATCGGTGACCGGGTCGGCCGGGGGCGGCCAGCCACGCAGGCGGCCCTCTAGTGCAATCAGGCTCAGGGCGGAGGCGATCGCCTGCGCAGGCGGTCCCCAGGCGTCCGCGAGATGCGCCCGTTCGAGGCGGGCCACCGCGCGACGATCTTCGACCCATCGGCGGAGATCGGCCTTCTCCACGCGGGAATTGTACCCCAGGCGGGAACCGTGATCCGTCTCGCCTCGGGTCGCTTCGTTGTGACCCGAGACCGCTCCTGCCTTACCGCAAAGGGGCTCAGCGCGGAAGCTGACATTCACATTGACCTGAGCGAGTTGGTGACTCCGCGCCTCCGCGCGTAGGCAAGGCGCGCGGACGCGTGTCCTGACGCTGCCGATGCCCTTCGAAGACTCGCACGCTCCGCATGCGTCAGCGCAGCGAGTACGTCACGTCGACGGTCATCACCAGCGGCACCGGCTCGCCGTTGAGCGTCGTCGTCTCGTAGCGCCAACGCGAGACGGCACGAACCGCCGGCGCATCGAGCATCGGGTGCACCGGCCGCACCACGCGCGCTTCCGAGACGCACCCGGTGCGCTCGATGCGCGCCTCGACGCCCACGACCCCCTGCAGCCGGCTGCGTACGGCGACCTCGGGGTACTCAGGTCGTACGTCCTTGACCTTGCGGGGAGGCGCGGTTCCCCACTCGCTGCTGCCGGCAGCCGGCGGCGAACCAGCGTGCCGGTCGGCCAGGCACGAGGTGAGCTCGGCGTCGAGGCGAACGAGCACGTGGGCGCGCTCGTGCTCCGCGCGCGGCGCCGGACCGTAGGACATCGCGAGCGCCAGCCATGCGGCCCGGTAGCACCCGGGCGACCAGCTGTCGCGCGCGCCCTCGAAGCTGAACTCGGCCGGCCGGCGGTCGGGGTGGTAGCGCACGGAGACGAGCTGCTCGTCGGCAGCCTGAGGGTCGCACTTCGTCAGGCGCACGACCTCGGCCAGCACCCGCGCGGGGAAGCCCGTGAGCAGCGTCAGCGCCGGTGGCGGTTCCGCGGCCGGGGGCTCGCCGGGGCTCGCCTCCATCAACGCGTGCGTGCCCTTGTCCGACAATCCGAAGCGACGGGCGAACGCCGCCCGCTCCTCGGCCGACAGCACTCTGAGCACCACGACGGGCGTCCGCGCGAGCCACGAGGCCTCGGGCAGCGCCGCGATCACCGTCTCGAGGGGCATCGCGGGTTCGTCGCCCAGCCAGCGACGCTCCAGCTCGTTCGTCCACCTGGCGACCGGATCCTCCTCGGCCGGGGCGGGCTGCGCCGGTGAGCCCAGCCCGGGCACACGCGTCGGGGCGCCATGGAGGGTCGCCAGGTAGGTGATGGTCGCCCGGCGTCCCGACGGCGGCAGCCGCAGACCGGCCTGGACGAGTGCCGGCGGCAGCTGGCGCCGCGCCGCGGTCGCGCCCCCGAGCACGCCCTCGAGCACCACCGGATCGGCCGCTTTCGTCAGTGCCATCTCCACTTGTTCGGCGGCCGCGGGTGAGGCCTGCGCGAGGCGCGCGAAGACGGCCCCGACCCAGACGTCGTTGATGCGCAGCGGCTCGGCGGTCAGCAGGTGCACGGCGAGCGCCGCCGGCCGGGCCGCCGTGAGACCGTCG includes the following:
- a CDS encoding general stress protein; translated protein: MDPDKQREIARKGGRAAHEKGTAHEWTSDEARNAGRKGGLMSHQRRRERQQARLQPAIT
- a CDS encoding glutamate--tRNA ligase is translated as MTDRVRVRFAPSPTGYLHVGGARTALFNWLFARHHGGTFVLRIEDTDVERSSDEMVAGILDGLRWLGIDWDEGPEVDGPYAPYYQSGRLHRYRAMAERLVAERHGYYCYCDPDTLKSRRAEAEARGETFSYDRACLKLSAADIAAREAAGAPRAIRVRVPEGRTSFTDLVRGSIEIDHAVIEDFVVLRSDGHPTYHLSVVVDDVDMAITHVVRGDDHISNTPKQVLLYEAFGAPLPRFAHVPLILGPDKKRLSKRHGATSVTEYARQGILPEAMMNFLALLGWSPGTDQELFTRDELVAAFTLEGISGGNAVFNPEKLTWFNNQHVMRLPSSELAGRVEPLLRDAGLWSEAFAGERRDWFLRVLEPLKPRAHRLADIVEQG
- a CDS encoding TonB family protein, giving the protein MLTRTFVCFVVAVLLSGGTPARAQLDDIGELLAMTPSPGVEGLLLAHARDGRVGRRWMQLLSSAEAPIRLAAARGLGVARVRTSAKPLLEALAREQDLEVLGELLQALAVVAPDDDLPQVYAHLHRLGDERVVPLLDGLTAARPAALAVHLLTAEPLRINDVWVGAVFARLAQASPAAAEQVEMALTKAADPVVLEGVLGGATAARRQLPPALVQAGLRLPPSGRRATITYLATLHGAPTRVPGLGSPAQPAPAEEDPVARWTNELERRWLGDEPAMPLETVIAALPEASWLARTPVVVLRVLSAEERAAFARRFGLSDKGTHALMEASPGEPPAAEPPPALTLLTGFPARVLAEVVRLTKCDPQAADEQLVSVRYHPDRRPAEFSFEGARDSWSPGCYRAAWLALAMSYGPAPRAEHERAHVLVRLDAELTSCLADRHAGSPPAAGSSEWGTAPPRKVKDVRPEYPEVAVRSRLQGVVGVEARIERTGCVSEARVVRPVHPMLDAPAVRAVSRWRYETTTLNGEPVPLVMTVDVTYSLR
- a CDS encoding nucleotidyltransferase — translated: MMQADDALLRALRALVSALDALGQPAMIIGGIAVIARGVPRQTIDIDATVAAADLDLDEVLVTLAAHHITPRIENARAFARERQVLLLRHAPTGTPLEVSLAWLPFEMEALARATVVDFGGVRVRVATAEDLIVLKAVAWRDRDRGDIERLLLLHASEVDLDRVRALVAEFAAAIDEPERMGDFDALVRRTLAHD